The genomic segment CATCCCCATTCCATTCTTCAGTCCCACcaagaccaaaaaaatataaaaattacgaAGAGATAACATTCTTTTACCGAATGATTTGTGTTAGGAAGCTCTTATTCCATTGACCATTTACAAGGGCCAAACTTCCCAAGCAGGAAAAGAATGGCGTAGAGCACAAGAATATTACATAGATTTGCTTCAACACTTCTCCCTTGTCATCAACTTTTTACACGATGATCACAAAAATAcacataataaagaaaaaaaattaattagaaatcctTCTGAATCCACTAGTCCTGGCTTCGTTCAACATGTTCCGCCAGCTCTCCGAGGAGAAGGCAAGTCTCTGCATGCTAGTGTTTGAACTGTTGGTTGGCTTGCTGCTGGGACCAGTAAGCATGGGCAGTTAGGACCCTGTCTAAGAGCTCCTGGGGAACAGGCTCTCCCCTCCTTTGCTGAGGGGATATTCTTGCCGTGTGCACCAGTGTTTTCCATTTATCCTGTACCATCAAAAAACACCcatcaacaaataaaaccaCATGCACATGACAACCAGTACTCTTCAAGCAATCTGCCATTAGAATACAAAGAGCTTCTCGAGTTGACCTTTTCCTTTCCAGGACGATTCAATTGGGCCATCTAAGATGTCGAAAACTTGTGCAACACAAAAGTGGAGAGGGTGTAATTATGCAAAGGGCATGTTAGCCACGAGGACAGGTGAGGAGGAGAGGAGAGACAAGCAGAAGAAAAGTGTACAAAGAGACATCGTCTAAGATTAGAATTGAGACTCCTCTTGGGACATAAACCTAGAAAGGTGAAAAGCCCTAACTGATCATTTAACTGTTATACAAGCAACTATTTGTTGAACATATTAAACTAGCTACGTGCCATTGTGGGTGGACCCAGGCCATAAAGTctgacatttttaaattttgaaagagCTTACTTGAAATAATGCAATCTAGGAACAATCAAACACCCTCAAAGTAACAACCAAATATCTGACAAGAAATCCAATTCAGTAAACAAACAGAACGTCCAATATGCACGAAGACCATCGCAAACTGTACTGTAGTAAATTTGTATCAAGGTGAGAAAATAAAACCCACCTTCAAATCCACATATGTCCGATGCTTTGCATTATCAAAGGCTCGCAGTTTAACATCACGCCACCTGCAGATCAATAAGaacattaaaattttcattttataaagaaTTGTAATGCAAGAGAGAATCATGTTCTAAACTGGCATGCACATAAAGGTGCTAAGACTGAGACAGCATTTTGATCAAGCTCTGTACCAGGCCAAGTGAAACATTATCAATCGAATCATACCTTCCAGTTCCAAGTTTCTCAACTGCTTGAACCAATGCTTCAACTTCAGCAACGGAGAAAGGTCGACGAATTCGGCGCTGCACAATCTCGGATTGTTTGGATTTCTGGTGTGCTGGAACCACAGCTAGCGCCTCTACTTTCATAGCTGGTACTGCAACTAGCGCTTTTGAATTTGTGCTTTTGTCCATTGAAGTGTCAGTAGGAGAGGATGCAGAATCACGGTCACTTTCAATACAATTCCCTAAATTGTTCGCATGGGGCTCTGGAGAACCAGTACAAATGCCCTGACACACCACACCAGCAGTGGGAGGACACCTGGTAAAGAGCATTAAACCATAAGCTGATTAGCAATTGAGTTGATCTCTTTGGATTTGGGTGAAGCCAAAGAGTCCGAATTCAACGACACCATAATCTGCTACACTGTCTCAATCCAAAATTTCAGACCTATTAGAAACATAAATTATACCAATAATTATCATGCAATGTAAAAACAATATTGCCTTTAACTCTCCTTGGCATCGGACTCTTTCTTTACAAATCAACTTACCTTATGTCAATCTGCTTAAACATCATGAACAAAGCCACCAATTAACACATTTGAAAGTACTACAGAAGTCCACTCTGAGGTCCGTAGGAACATCAATGACAGCAAGTAGCTTTGCATTCTTGACTCTAAGGTAAAAACAGTTTTGGGTGCAAATTGACTAGGGTTTCTCGGTCTTCATTTCTTGTGGTTTGTCtcccaaaaattaaagaaaaaagaaatgctaCTTCTTAAAACCTGAAAGGCTGATTTCTAAGTAGGTCAGAGTACTTTCCAATTACCTGCTTATAGGGTCTGGTGTGTCACATTGAAGTAGAAAGGGAGAATCTTCAGGACACAAAGAAGGGGGGGTTTGTGAAGGATTAGGCTCCAAGCAAAAACCCAAAGAATCCAACTGGTTATTGTGAGAAATCCCGGTCTGCAATAAAGTTTTGTTGTCGTCCCTAACCTTCTTTCCTTGAAGAAGTACACCAACACGTAAACCACCACCAAGTATAGCAGTCACAGCCTCCATTACTGTCCTCTACAAAACACATATCATTAGAATACACACTAGAGGTCAGTTATCTGATGAAAGAGATCTACAATTCACATGTCAGTTATCTGATGAAAGAGATCTACAATTCACATAGCAAATTGTTATCACATGACCCATCAGAGGATTGGGTGGTATAGAGCATGAATAAACACATATATAAACGTAAAAACAGATACATGCCAACAATGTTGCAAGTCTTGACAGCACACCGGGGCTGTACAGACAGTAAAACTTGAGCGTGCATATGCAATTTCTTGTCTACATATACCTATATATGCAACTAAGAAGGGCAAGGAAAATGCAATTATCGTAATTGTTGTAGTCAATGATTGATACCCTCAATAAGCCAACAGTTGAACTTTCTGGAATCTCAACAAGAAGCTCTGGCACCCTGAAAGACTTGATCCTGAGCTTCACTGAGGAAAAGGAAAGACACCTTCTCGTAAGATCCTCACCAATTAAGTCAAAAGAGTACATATCAATCAATCCATTAAAGGTCCCCATACCATGACAATCCCTAGGTTGGAATGAAGTGCGTTGACCCACAAATGAAGATGATGCCCCTCCATTAAAGGTTCTCATACCACGAGAATCCCTGGGTTGGAATGAAGTGTGTTGAGCCACAAATGAAGATGATGCCCCAGTCACTGTTTAAGAACGAGGATTTTTTTAGCAAATGCTAACAAAGGGCAATAAATCCCAGAATCTGATGCAAATATCAGAACAAAAATCAAGTAAAGAGACCTCCATGCATCCTTGAACAGGAACCAGAAGCATCTCCATTGCTGCCCTTTCGAGGTGAATCAGATACAAACTCGCAACTTAGTCCCCCGTCAAGATTTGCTGGTGAACTATAGGCATAGTGCTTCCTTTTTTTGAAAGGATATAGCCTTTCAGACCTTTGTTGTCTGTAATAGTTCTTCCTCTTGTGGAAAACAGGCTTCAAATCCCCATCTAGACACATCAGAAGatttgcattaaaaaacaacaaacaattTATCTTGGATTGTAATGCAAACAAGAAACATAAATCAGCTGGTAAATAAAACTACTTACCAGAGTTAGAAACTGTAGCATCCTTGAATTTTGGAGCTACTTTCCAGTATTTAGAAGCCAAAATTTTCCTGATTCTTCGATCTCCGATACGTGGTGCTGGCCTaaagaattttgttttggtgataGGGTGAGTGCACCCAGAGGAGTTATCGTCATCATCTCTACTAACTACATTTACATCATCCCGATTTGTGGGAAAAGAACTATTGGGAATATGGCTCCTACACAGAGGCACCTTGGTGCAACTGTCCAAACTGGCCAGTGCAGGAGGTTTTGCATCCAGAACCACAGGATCATCTAAACTGCACATGTTAGCCGCAGTGCTGCTTAGCACCACCCCAGACTTACCAGGCTCATCTTTCACTGCTCTTTTGGTTTCAACCTCTAATTTACAGTCACCAAATTCTCTGTACTCAGAGGAAACTCCCTCTACTTTGCTGGCAAAAGTACCTATATCATTCTTGCTTTTGTCATTACTCAACTTCTCAGCATTGGACCTCCCTACACAGTCTGACTTTGTTAGTGCAGAAGCTAATCTTAAATTGAGGTTATTCTGAGTGACAAGAGATTCTTTGGAACTGCAACCTTGTCCATGAACTTGTGATAGATCAGAAACAAAGAAATTCCTGGCAGCACTTCCCTGATCACAAGCTTCTACTTTCAAAGGTTTTTCTTCATCCTGCCATTCATATTTTACAGCACTATTAACAACTGCACACTGATCTTTGTCCGCTGATGTATTACTAGAACTGGGAGCACTTTCTTTATCAAGCAATAACTTTCCAGCTACGATGGCTAATAAGTCAAATGCACACATCTGATTCTCTTCATGTTTCTTCTTAAAGGAACGCCTCctctaaacaaaacaaaaaaagactgAGTTTTGGCAACAGAGGGAAAATAAAAGGTAAGGAAAAACATAATTGGAACATCTGGCAGCACAAGAAAGTAGAGAGTACGTTACCCTAGCTGATCTGGTAGCTCGGGGCATGTGAGGAACCTGATAGCCATTGAATCCGTAATCTAATCTCTTCTGCAACACCATACTCAGAGATCATACCAAGGACACATCACGTACAGAGTAACAGCATTTGTggttcaaattttcaaaaatgcACAATTTGCCCAATCACTCAAGCTTTCAAACCCCAACGATAAAACCCTGGCAACAAATATGAATGAGATCATCAAGAGATGACTTATCCAATGAATAGAATATAAAACTGACAATTAGGTACAAAGCCAAAAACCCATGGCTACAAACTCAGCACcagaaattaaactttaaaaagaagagggaaaaaaaaagccatgaTGAAAAAAGTTCTCTCTACCAGAAAATCGCACGATACACAGTTTAGAATGAAACCCATAAACCAGCATCAAACAAAAGATCAATCCTGCGTGCAAATTCTCAACAAACAAGGGTCACTGCATACAGGTGCTGTTTGCAATAATCAGAATTTTTTGTCCTGGTATGAATAAACACTGGATTTGTGAATTGCAAACTTGCATCAGAATTTTGGCATCTGATCATTATTTTTAGGCTCTTATCCCTTGCAACCCAACTCAATCCATACAGAATCCACCACACACAAGCACAAAACTTGGAAAAATTACCTAATCATATCCTCATGATCTAACCACAAACAGCAagtacacaaaaaaaattaaccggataaaccaggaaaaaaaattgaggaaaatTGTCACGAGGAAAAGGCATGAGAAATTCTCAGGGATCAATAAACTAAAACCAAGATTTATACATAAAAACGACCAAAAAAAATCGAGACTTGATGTCATAATCGGGACATCAAAATTTTCACTGTTCGATGAggaatatgattaattttttttaaaaaaaaaataaactaaaaccaCAACAAAACCCTGATAAAAAGAATCCAAGTAACAAAATCCCGAAAACTGAAATTCAGACACTCAAGAAGGAATTGAGAGCTATTCAGACCAGATGAATCCAGAGGATCTAAGACCTTCAACAAGGATCAACCATTAAGAACCAAAAACTTGTTAAAAAATGAATCTTTATCATCACCTCTTAAGTTAAAAGgagaaattttgtatttttaaaaagaaaaaaaaaacaatttcgcAACAATAAATCACTCAAGAAATCTCAGATCGAAAACATGTTGAAAACAGAATTGTCGATTGAGACGCAAATCCATGAAAGaacagggagggagggagatgaTCAGAGCAAGAAAAGAAACCCACTTGAAGTTTCAAGATTACAAGaggaaaatgagagaaaaaaaaagttcagaaCTTGGATTAATGTAGGAGTCATTCTTGCTTCGAGTTTTCCGTCAAAATCCCATTTTACatcaaccaaacaaaacaaagcacAGTTCCACCAGAAAAAACTCTTCAAAACACCAAACTTTCAGACAATTGGTGAAACAAAATCCACAAAATAATCCAAATGGTCACTCACCTCTTATTGAACAGCCaaaaatctcttcttttttcggTTCAAAGTCGAcccctttttttccctttgcaggaagaagaagattctGAGAGAAAATTTAGAAGAGAATGCAAAgatcaaagaagaaaaggagcacAATCGTCTTGTCCCTTACACGACACTttctttctctcattttctaTCCCATATTTTCCTTTCACCAAAAAAACGTTGATCCaattttatctctctctcttactaaagaatataaaaaaaaaaaactcctctctctctctctctctctctctctctgattgCAAAACCCTCTAAAACCACCCGAAGTTTTGCTTAAACCCCAGTTCATATACCATTGACCCTTGGTCACGGGACCTATCGGTTAGTTCTTCCAAATGACTTGCTATAGCCAGTCATCGAAACTACCTAAAGACCGGTTCTTCATGATTGGTTTGCCCTTCTTTGGCATTCTATCATCCACACGACTGAGAAAAACAtcggcctctctctctctctctctctctctgctatttttttttctttttgaatttgtttcgtGGTGTTGTTTTTGACCCATCTATTTGAATTCTGTTTACATATATAGGCCATGCTAATTGCTATAGTTGTCACCACGTAAAAATCCCTTCAGATACAGAATTTATATTGATGGAAACTCACTGAAAATATAGCCTCTAATTATGTTATGTGTAACTAAATCcaaataatattaaatctaAACAATATATTATCAAATGAATCCAGTATGCGTATTGCTCGAATCTTTCAGGTTGATGAATCCTTCAATTTCTGGCTGTGTTTTGTTATTGTGGATCAGAAAAGGAAATTCATAGTTCGCAACCAATAATCAAAGTATCTCTTCCATGAGATTTGAATACAATTCTGAATTTCATGCTATCTGGGCAGGTATGCTCGCAAGATTTTTTTCCACAATTTCTATTAGCATTTGAATCTTGAATAGTAATATAAACACCAAACTCGTTTATCAGTTGTTACTCAGATAAAGATTGGTTTgataatattaaattctttaatcTTGTATTTGACTTTGTAGAAAGAATtggctgttatttttttttcctttcacctgtaaatttaattcattcatcAGAAATAGATACTCTCAAGGAGCAGTTTCTTCCcataaaaagttgaataatagcAATTTGGTGATtcaaattgattaagaatttcgagagcttattaaatttttgcttatttaattgaaaaacgaACTGGGAAATTTTCGTTGTTATGAATTGAAAGACATTAACcatcaaatacaaaaattttGTAGTGctcttataaaaataagagaggTAAGAtcaaatattcatattaaacattaaaaaaaaacatcataattaattaagaggaTATTTAAGAgtggtaataattgttttaagatgtttttcacttttatatattaaaataattttttatttaaaaaattatttttaatatcagcatattaaaattatttaaaaaataaaaaaaaataatttaaaattaaaaaaaaaactctaaatttaaaaatacattcttTGAAAGACAATTTCAAATAGCCcctaaaatataactatataaaatGTGGAAATCCaacattcatattttttttcttagtattaaaagttttttttttgctatctGTGGTGTATAACGtagcaaataattttttttgttagtctTAAATTACAAGTCTATAAACACAAAAGACTGGTCCGATTTGTCCGACCAAGTTTTATGATCATGTGGTTTTGGTTTTCTAGAAATACGTAATACaacataatgatatttttttaatgcatcaaAAATGATTCAGCCTATTTGAAAgtgtgtttattattatttttaaagtattttttatattaaaatattttaaaattatttttaaaattagtatatcataataattcaaaatacatataaaaaattaatttttaataaaaaattaaatttttataaaacatgattCGTAGTATATTCCCAAACATCATGAAATCTAATAACTTGCATCACTTactggattttttttcacgtgtcattttttagagttttttttaaatcaaagcaTGCCGAAACAATTATTAGTGAAATTAacacaatttataaaaatatcttagaAAACAGCGCTCCGCTATTataaacaatttattaaaaaaatctgtaGACATGAAAACAATGCAATCACTTGAGAAATTAAAGTTGTATTATTCTGCATCAAAGGGCAGCGGTAGAGTTAAGGTTTTTCTATCTTTGTTATTTAGGTTCGAGTCTTAGTGTATATGTTTATCATCATTACAATATCTTACTTGTCTACTGGACTTgcaagatatttaataaattcagaAATTAATTGTAGTGCGTGTAAATTAACCCGGATGCctcaggttaaaaaaaaaaaaaagttatattattcTCAGTAATGTAACGATGCATTATTTGAAACAgtctaatttttatatttaaaaaaaaattggctccACAGCGCAACACAGAAGAGAAGAAGCTTTGCGTTGGTTTTGACAACTATTTTTCTTaccagtataaaaaataatatttttttgcaatatttagttaaaaaacgatttttttttctttttacgtaCTTCATTATCCAATCAAATGGCAGGGATCCTCACTCACGGATCTAAAATTAAGAGGTTTGATGAAGGGCATATTGGTCATTTGGAGAAACGTGGACAATTCGTAAGTTGTTGCAAGTTTTCATTCGAGCCGAAGCAGGTGTCCCGTCTTGTCCTGATAAGCACTTTttcagctcttttttttttttttttaagaaacagaAACCGGCAGTCTGtttctttttaggtttttgCCACGTAGAGAGTAATaagcattaaaaagaaaacttagcTTCACACGTGGCAAAAGATGAGGCCCCTGTTGGTCTCTTTTTGGTCAGTATTATCTGAGAcggagttaaattaaattaaaatataaaaatattttgaaagataTTACTGTGGTGGGCTGGGCACCCTCAACAAGTGACGGCTAGGGGGGGAATCTCCGTTATATATAACGTTGACGGAGGGGTTGCGTGGATGGTTGAGAGCCAAGTAGGTAACGGCGTTGTGTTCGGGGATAAGGGGCGTGGGGTTCATGGTCGGACCGAGAGAGGAGGTAGGCCCCGTGCaatgaaagattaaaaataagtttttttgtccagaaaaaaattataaatttgacacTTAGcatgtaaaatacaaataaatggTGAAAtgatataaaagtaaaaattgttttttttggtgaaatattatatttttggatgCTGCAGCTGTCATCATAgcaaaattttaattacatctatttaaatttaaaattaagtggTTTACTGAATTGTAaggaaatcataaaaatattaaaatcaattctcTAGTATGAGATTTATAAAGATATGATAGTCTTAGTAGCAATTTTATTCTCCACTATGAAAAACAATCtcttaaaacttttataaaaatttaaatgtgatCTTATAGTTAGACTaaaagttataatatttttaaattattattttggtatGACTCAAATAGATATTTTCCTGAGTTTAAATCTGTCAAattaatctataaatatatttgttagatCATCCACGTAATTTATCTGAGGTAGATCTCGATCTagttataataaaatcatacatGACTGCTCAGAATCACCTATAAAAATTACTCTGTGAACAGTAACATGTTAAGATtcataaaacatatttgaaagaaaaaaatttataaaattatagtttttatataaagcAGTCAACTAGTTATACAACTGTATCTAGTTAGTCGACCAGTTAGCCGTTGTCGTGTTTCAAAAACCGAtaagtttaaatattattattttagaatataatAACTATTTTGTCGCACTtagaaataatgatatttaataaatattatattttgaaagtgtggcaatataaaaatatattattctactaaatttttttcaattaatgttATTCTACCGTAACTTTAATTCACTgtgttatgtaaaaaaaaatatccgaaAAAAATGTCAATACTTTGACGGGGAACGGGCACGTGCACGCTAGAAAGACGGATTGCCAAGAGAGAAGATCTATGGTGTTTAGCGTGGGGTTTCTGTCTTTGGCTGGGTTTAATTCGCAGTTGATGGTGTTTAATATTGTTTAGGAGAGGGGACTAGAGGATAATTATGACACGTGTAATAGCAGGAATGGATTCACAGTACAAAAGTTTCTATTCTTGTGCCTATTGTTTAGTTAAGGAGGGTAGTTAAGTACACCTAGTGGAGAGGGTTGGTGGGCTGTGAGCGGGTTGAAATGTACCTTTCTCTCACGTGCCAAAACGTGGAACTAGTGATGatctttcttcttcatcttcttcttcttcttttataaaaggatgtttttttaaaaaaataatatttgtttttttaaaaaatatatattaaaataatatttttttatttttaaaaaattcagattttgaggTTTTATTTGTGCATAAATACATGGATTTTAGCGGATATTTATGAAAGAATACTTAGATTGTGTTGAAAATTGGGAATTGAATGTGTAATAAAGAACACTTAGATTGAAGAACTAAGTGTTTAGAATATTtataagtgttttaaaataatgtgtGTTGACGGGCTTGATAAATTTCAAaccatattttaaattaaatataattgaaagtatAAATAATATGTATTGATGGAACCCAACTAACATGCGTaagaaagagaaatataaaatttaatgatgtgttttgaccaaaataataaataataataataataaattggcacaatttttaaacttttcccCTTTAATATTCCTCCTCGTTCCGTACTAGATTGACAATCAACCCTTTCAAT from the Populus nigra chromosome 1, ddPopNigr1.1, whole genome shotgun sequence genome contains:
- the LOC133671194 gene encoding telomere repeat-binding protein 5-like, which encodes MVLQKRLDYGFNGYQVPHMPRATRSARRRRSFKKKHEENQMCAFDLLAIVAGKLLLDKESAPSSSNTSADKDQCAVVNSAVKYEWQDEEKPLKVEACDQGSAARNFFVSDLSQVHGQGCSSKESLVTQNNLNLRLASALTKSDCVGRSNAEKLSNDKSKNDIGTFASKVEGVSSEYREFGDCKLEVETKRAVKDEPGKSGVVLSSTAANMCSLDDPVVLDAKPPALASLDSCTKVPLCRSHIPNSSFPTNRDDVNVVSRDDDDNSSGCTHPITKTKFFRPAPRIGDRRIRKILASKYWKVAPKFKDATVSNSDGDLKPVFHKRKNYYRQQRSERLYPFKKRKHYAYSSPANLDGGLSCEFVSDSPRKGSNGDASGSCSRMHGVTGASSSFVAQHTSFQPRDSRGMRTFNGGASSSFVGQRTSFQPRDCHVKLRIKSFRVPELLVEIPESSTVGLLRRTVMEAVTAILGGGLRVGVLLQGKKVRDDNKTLLQTGISHNNQLDSLGFCLEPNPSQTPPSLCPEDSPFLLQCDTPDPISRCPPTAGVVCQGICTGSPEPHANNLGNCIESDRDSASSPTDTSMDKSTNSKALVAVPAMKVEALAVVPAHQKSKQSEIVQRRIRRPFSVAEVEALVQAVEKLGTGRWRDVKLRAFDNAKHRTYVDLKDKWKTLVHTARISPQQRRGEPVPQELLDRVLTAHAYWSQQQANQQFKH